AAAAACGGACGAACGTCCTCTAGGCGCTCTGGTCCGCCCAAGTTAAGTAGCAAAACTCCAACTCGACCCATAGTTTTAACCTTCTCTGTCCTCTGATTTGTGTTACTTATTGTAACGATAGACTGATCAAATAGTGGTTCTAACCGGCAGCTTATCTTAATAATCTTAACGTTGTCGGGGGTTTTGGGGCGATCGCCTTAAAAAACGGTAACGGATCTTCAAGATCCAGTGGACTGTAGCGGTAGCGTGGTGATCCCCTGACGGTCTCACATCCGACGATCTCTCTGGCGATCGCATCATCTTCCCATGATCGATGATTGCTCTTAAACCGATGAGCAACCCCATGGTCATCGTGCCCCTCGCCGTTGGTGTTGATCCTCTAGCTGTGCCTGTGCCGACAGGATGGTTCAATGAAGACCCCGAAGACCACACTTCTAGACTATATCTTGAATTCAGGCATTCCTTAAGTTTCCATTAAAAGCTGCTTTGCTCGATGGCCGCAAGTCTTTTTTGAGCAAAATGGTCAAAACTTCAGACAGGGCGGCCCGGAAAACAGGTTGAGCGATCGCTAGCCTGGATCAGCACAGCATGGATCGAGACGTGGAACGCTAGTTTTGGGAACGGCTTTCGTGATCAGGCTACACTGGGGCGAAACGCTACCGATAGAACCTATGGACATCCAGCGATGGGTTGCACAACGAGAGAAAAGCTGGCAGGACTTAGAAAGATTGCTCGCTCAAGCAGAACGCCGTGGTCTGCGCACCCTCTCCGCCCAGGATATTCAGAACCTGGCTAGTCTATATCGATCGGTCTCCGCAGATCTGGCCCGTGCCCGCACTCACAACCTTGGGCCAGATCTCATGCGACGTCTTCAATCCCTAACCGTTCGTGGCTACGCTCAAATCTACCAAGGCGATCGCCGCCAAGAATGGCGATCGCTGCTCACCTTCATCCAGTCAGGATTTCCTGAAACCGTACAGCAATGTCGCGGCTACATTCTGCTCAGTACCCTCCTGCTTGTTGCCCCGGCTGCCGTGAGCTGGTGGCTGGCCTGGCATGACCCCACCTACATGGACATCTTGGTTCCCAATGACCTGATCACCATGGTACGCCGTGGCGAGCTGTGGATGGGCAGCATCCTAGGTGTAGAGCCCTTAGCCTCTAGCAACATTATGATCAACAATTTGCGGGTGTCCTTCAATGCCGTGGCGGGCGGCATGACCGGCGGGCTCCTGACCGTTTATATTCTGATCTTTAATGGACTATTTTTGGGCTCCATCGGGGCGCTGGTGGGACAGAATGGCCTAGCCTGGCCATTTTGGGCCTTTGTGTTTCCCCATGGAGCCCTAGAACTACCGGCTATCTTTCTGGCTGGAGGAGCAGGACTCCTCCTAGGACGGGCGCTACTGTTTCCAGGACTCTATCGTCGAGTAGATGCCCTAAAAAAATACGGGCTGCTTGCAGCCCGTCTCGTCTACGGTGTCGTTCCTATGCTGATCATGGCAGGCGTGATTGAAGGTTTCTTCTCGCCCAACCCAGCCATTCCCGATGTCATAAAATACATCACCGGCATCGTCCTGCTCACCGGGCTGCTGGCCTACTTGAGTCGTCGCAGCCACCCCAGCGGTTCTCTACATCGCACCAGACTTCTTGTTGAATAAAACGGCAATGGTTTTCAAGATGAGCTGGATATCGTACCAGAGGCTCCAGTTTTGTTGATACTTCAAGTCAAGACGAATGACGTCCTCAAAGCTGGTAACCGACGAGCGACCATTCACCTGCCATTCACCCGTCATACCAGGTTTGACATCTAACCGCTGCCACTGGGGAATTTCATACATTTCAATTTCATCAGGGGTGGGCGGACGAGTACCCACCAAACTCATGTCCCCTTTTAAGACATTGAGAAACTGAGGCAGTTCATCCAGGCTCGTTCGTCTGAGGAACCGTCCCACTCGGGTAATGCGAGGATCGTTGGCATTCTTAAACAACGGCCCACTCACCTGGTTCTCAACCTGATGCTTCAAGGCTTCTGCGTTCGCGACCATCGAACGGAACTTCCACATCTTGAAGCGCTTGCCCATCCAAGAACAGCGCACTTGCCCAAAAAAGATGGGCCCTGGATCGTCGATCTGAATGGCGATCGCGATCGGGATCAGAAGCACACCGGTAATCGTCAAACCGACAAGCGCCCCTACAATATCAATCACGCGTTTGGTGGGCGACGTAATGGATGGATGGGTCGGATGGGGCTGCTGATCGCGACTGGGGCGGGCCTTCAGATCCTGCACAAGACCAGTCGATTGCTCAATTTCAAAGATTTTATCCAGATCGGTCATGGACAGAGCCATCATCACCTGGCTGGATACATTAAAAAGTTTAAGCTGAACCCCCTGCTGCTGAGCGGTTCTCAAAGCACTAATCAGTGCGCCAATCCCACTGCTGTCAATAAACGTCGTTTGACGGAAATCAAGCTTGGCTTGGGTGAGGGAAGGAATATCCTGGCAGACGCTCTGGAATGCTTGCTTAAAGGACACTGCCTGATTCACAGTAAACATTGCTGGCATCACAACCATGGCAGTCTGGTCTGATACGGTTACTGGATAGTCCGGGTTTTCAGATTTAGCAATCATCATGCTCTGGTGTCTGGGTGTAGCAAGCGAAAGGTCGGAAATCAAACCGCGACGAAGAAACCTAGCCTTAAGATTCCCAAAATAGGAGAGGGATACCACATGATGTGGGTCGCCCCAACGTCCCTATACCGTCTCATAGCAAGCTCCTTCCGAACAGCACATCGTTCTAATCTCACCCCCATTTAGGAGACAAGCATGACCCAGTTAGAACCACGACATCAGTAGCAAAACTAACGCCTAGATGATTCTTCAGTTACTCATGGTAAGCGAAGGACGACTCGTGCGGCTTGGCTACGCCATGAATATATAGATCCAGTAGATCTAGAACTAGATTTAGAACGAATGAGCCTGTACGGTTTGACTGTGATCTAGACGCCCCTGCTGATTCTCCAAGTTTAGGAAGAATTGGGCGTAATGCCCACCAGCATTGAGAGCGCTAAACCACAACATCTTTGAAGTTTGGCTATGGCTTGCGCAAAAAGCACAAGATTTGGCTACGTCACCAACCTCTAGCCTCAGCACTGTTCGTCCTTGGACGATCAAGCAGGTCTAGACGCTGGTCTTGACCCAGCTCCAACGACATCGATCGGTTGTCTTAGGAACGTCTATCGGAAATAGACTAGGCAAGTCCCCGTAGAGTACCCCCATGGTATTGAATACATTCGAGAACACATGCAAGAATTACGCTGACCATTCAAAAACTTTATATTGACTCTAAGGTCTCTTCACACTGCTGGGTTGGATCGCTCCAGCAGTCATGAACCGAGGGCGATCGCTCCCCCACGCAAGATATTCCCACTAGTACCGCAAGCCAGAAGAACGAAGATAGAAAAACGAAAAAGACTTCCAGGACACACAAGGGTTCCTGCCTTAGCACCTAGGCCGGTTACTTTCGCCTCGGAGTACAGTGCCCTCTACGGATCCTCTACGGAGTACGTATGGAGCCTTGACCGACAACAGCACCCCATGAAAATTGTGTTCTCGGTCTGGATATGAAATACTGTGGCGTCAGCTTAATAATTGTTTTGGGTTATGACTGATTCCGACCGTAGCGCACTATACCAAACTCCGCTGTATTCCCTCCATGAACAGGCCCGCATGGTGCCGTTTGCGGGTTGGCAGATGCCGGTGCAATTTAGTGGCATTACCCAAGAACATCGAGCTGTCCGCGATCGCGTTGGCATGTTTGACATTTCCCATATGGGCAAGTTTGTCTTGACGGGGCAGCGCATCTTAGAGCACCTGCAACGGTTAGTGCCCTCCAATCTCCGTGGGTTACAGCCAGGGCAAGCCCAGTACACGGTACTCCTGAATGCCGCCGGGGGAATTTTGGATGATTTGATCATCTACAACCAAGGCAGCACGGAGACCGAGGGCGATCGCGTTTTTTTGATTGTCAACGCAGCCACAACCGCCAGCGATCGCCAATGGCTGTTGGAACACCTTGATGCCAACCAGGTGACCTTGACCGATCAGTCTCAAGGAACCGTACTCATTGCTGTGCAGGGGCCAGAAGCGATCGCCACCGTGCAGCGCTATACCGAGACGGATCTATCAACCGTGGGGCGCTATGAACATGTCACAACATCCATGTTTGGCGCATCGGCCTTTGTTGCGCGTACCGGCTACACGGGAGAAGACGGCGTTGAAATTATGCTGGATGCCCAACCAGGGCAAACCCTGTGGCGATCGCTCCTAGAGGCTGGCGTCGAACCCTGTGGGCTAGGAGCAAGGGATACGCTGCGTTTGGAAGCGGCCATGGCTCTCTACGGTCAAGATGTAGACGCCGCAACCACACCCCTAGAAGCTGGTCTATCGTGGCTCGTACAGTTGGATCAGGCGGGAGACTTTATTGGGCGATCGCCCTTAGAAGAGCAGAAGCGCCATGGCGTACCGCGTCGCTTGGTGGGACTGAGGTTGACGGGACGCAACATTGCCCGCACCGGGTATGAGGTGATGCACGACGGCCATGTAGTAGGGCACGTCACCAGCGGCACCCTCTCCCCCACCCTCGGCTATCCCATTGCCCTAGCCTATGTGCCCCCCAGCTTCGCCAAACCAGGACAGCCTCTGACCGTCAATATTCGCGGACGCCACTGCGAGGCAACGGTGGTGAAACGCCCTTTCTATAAGCGATCGCCCTCATCCTAATGCTTTAGTCCCATGGGAAAAGCTGAGGGCAAAAAGTCCATATGCTAGGATAAAAAGGTGCTGAAAAAGCTATCTAACGATCCTAGTTACTAGCAAATAGCACGATCAGGGACGTTCCCATGGCTTGAGGCCTGGCCTCATCTAGCTCAACTGTTGTAAGTTCAGCTCCCATGGTAAAGACAAGGGACAACTTTTGTGTTCAGACTGTCCGACTCAATTCTGTAAAACTGAGAGGTTTACTGCGTGATTGCTATCTCACTGCGTCCCAGCGGGCGCAAGTGGGGCACAGTTAGCTTTGCCTCCACGCTTCATCTATGTCCAGTTCTCGATCTCTTGATGACAGACGTTCCTGCCTGTTGGAGAGACGAGGTTCGCCTTGGCCTACAAGAGGCTCTGGTTAACGCATCCAAACATGGCAATGATCTCGACCCCGGCAAGACGGTGCTGGTGCGGTTCTCCGTCGTAGGCGATCGCTGCTCTTGGGTCATCTCAGACCAAGGATCAGGGTTTAGTCCATCACCCACCTGCCAATGCCAGATTGAAACACCCCACCTTCATGATTCTCACCACGTTGATGAATGCGGGCGAGGACTCTATATTTTGCACCAAGTTTTTGATGAAGTGCGCTGGAACGCCAAAGGCAATGAGCTGAGCTTATGTAAAGTTATCAAAAAGCGCGGCAGGGTAGCTTCCCCCGTCTAGGTGAGACCGATGGGGGAGAGATGAGTAGCTGCTGTTTATCCAGCGTCTACCGCCTCTCCCTTAGCGATCGCCTGTCTAGTTGCTGGACAAACTTAGCTACTAGACAGACATAGTTACTGAACAGACATAGCACGAATACGCCACTGATCATCTTGCCGAACCAGATCATACCGAACCTGGAGAGCCTCATCATAGGATCCTCCTAGGTCAATCTGATCGTTCACATACAGCTCAGCCGTTTCGGTCACTGCCGCAAATACACTGGCTTCCTCTGGCACCTCTTCATTCACCTCAACCCGATCAATGGTCACGGTATGCTCATATACCATGTACCAGTTGTTGCTGACGCTCTGGGCTGCCCTGGCTTCCCAGGTGGAAAGAACAGGATCCACCAAAATTTGGGATAAACCATCAACATTGTGCGCCTCCCCTAAAGCCTCAGACTTAGCTGCCAGCCAAGTTTCAACCACTTGCAGGGCAAGTTCATCGGTCAACTCTTCTTGACTGAGGCTAGGTGCCGGAGGGGTGATCGCGTCGGCATAGAGTTGGGGAAGCCCCGCCAGAGAGCTCTGCTGCAGTGGTTCTACCGTAGGAGTCCCGCCAAAAACACGGCTGATGCGGCTGAGCAGGGAGATAATCACAACCAGACCAAAGACACCAATAGCTATCAAAAAGAGCATTCGGTCAAGGCGTGGGGAAGGGCGGCCGCGGCTGGGTCGGCGCGATCGCGCCGCCGCAGGATTCGGACGGGGCGGGCGGGCGCTAGGAGGCGGCATAACGGGGCGATCGCCCCCATGGGAAACTCGCTCAGCGATCGGCACAGCGGTGCTCACCGGCGGTGGTGCATCTAGGGTAGCGGTAGCGCCATAACCCGATGAGTAGCCACCCGAAGGCTGATGACCGTTGACAGAGCGGCTAGCATAGGCGGAACCAGCCACGGCATAGTCTCGGTGACCATTTTCGTGATGCTCCCGAGTGCTGGCGGCAGGAGCCCATTGGCTAGCCGGTTCGGGTTCATTGGGCAGTTCTTCAAGGTAGGCCTGCACCTGCTCATCGGCAAAATATTCTTTGAGCGACACCTGCTTCTGGGCCAGATCCCGGAAGTGAGGAAATACTTCATTTTGCAGCCAACGCTCACCGTAGAGACAGAGGCCTGGCAGGAGGTCGGGCGAATCCTGGGAATGTTCGCGAATAAAGGCGAGGGAGTCGTACTCTTGGCTATGCTCCAAGGCACGGCTAGCTTCCTCTGTCTGCCCCAACAGCAGAGCACAGACGGCTTGCTCTAAATAGACATCTTGGCGCATCCCCAACCGCAGCAGCAGCAGCTTAGCGCGACGGATGAGAGCAGGTTGGCGATCGGCAAAGCCGCGGGCTGCTAAGGCATACACCGCTAGATAGGTAGCCACCGCCGAGGGACGCCGGGCCTCCGTCTCAAACAGGGCTTGCTGCTCCCCTGCCGTGAGGTAGGCACGTAGTTGTTGAATAAACTTGAGGAAATCATCCACCGACAGACCGGATTGATCATCCCCCGTACCATCAATGCCACCGCGTTCATCCAACATTTCTTGGAGCACCTGAATGCCGCGCTGGTGATCCACGCGATAGCTTTCAGCAGACTCGGGAATAGACAGCAGTTCTAGAATGCGATACGGACGCAGTTTGTAAAGATCGGCTTGCATTTCACCTCGCAATGGAGCAAACACACCCTCGCGGAGGAGTAGTTCTTGCCCAGTTTCTAATGATTCGGCAGCACCTTCATACTGTCCTTGCTGCCACTGCTCCCGACCCAGCTCTAGGCAAGCGATCGCAATGGTGAGGACGATATCGGCTAAGACAATGTCGGGATCGCCATAGCGCCCACTCTCTAGGCTAATATTGCCGCTACTCAGGTAGGGGCGTCCTAGCTTGAGCACCAGTTCATACTCCCCTAGCTCTAGTAAAATTAGCAGTGCCCCAATCCAGTGGCGATCGTCGATGTCGATGCTGGGGCTGTAGGGATCATTGGGATCGGCCGAGCCGGTGGGAGTAGGCGATCGCTCTAGCCGACCTTCATCACCTTGACCCGAGTCGTACAGCGTATTGAGAAACTGCGCATCGTAAGTCTGGCGCTGCTCAGGGGATGAGAGAACGGTATAGGCTTCATCGAGCAGCGATCGCCGGGCTGCGATCGCTGCTTCAGAATATTCACGCCGTGGTAGCTGGAGCGCACGATCACGGTAGGCTTGCTGCAACTGCTCGACCGTTGCTTGAATAGGCAGCCCTAAAATTCGGTAATAATCCAGCGGAATTCTCACAGTCTCACATCCCCAGCGATGCTTTAGTTGAAAGGACAGTTAGGATAACACAGGATTGTAAGTGAGCCGAAGCTTACCACAACCTGACCTCTATACTATTCGCAACCCCGACAAACTTGGTAAACGTTTACAATCATTCAACCCGTACAGCAGTCCTTGAAAGAATCGGTGTTCTCTAGTCCAGAACAAACTCTACCTTAGAGAGTTGCCACTGTTCTTGATGCATCCTTGACTACTTCACCCTATTACACAACAGAAACGCTGAGATTACCAGCGGTTACCCTAGGGTCGGTCATGCAATCAGATTCAACGTCGGGGATACCTCTCCTATCTATCGGCTATTGACAGACAAGGCTTGGAGCGCGCGATAAATCTCGACCATCGCCAGGGTATCAAGCCGACAGTAGTCCCGCAGGTCTCGCATTCGTTCAGCTTTGCTCCCCTCATCGGAGCAGCTTAGCATGGTGTCCCAAACCGCTTGGGCTTGGTCGCCGCGCTGCACCGCTAGGTCTTGATAGCTAAGATGGGGCACCAGTACCGGCAGCACGCATTTGATCGAGGTGGAACCGCGAAATCCAGGGTGCTTGTAGTGATATTTAAAGATGTCTTCTAAATCCCAGAGGCGATCGCTGATGGATTCTAGACATGCCGCTTGGTCAGGAAAATCTTGGGCTAGCCGACGCAAAATACTGGCTTCAAAGGACTTGTGGTAGGCAACCACTGAGCCT
The genomic region above belongs to Leptolyngbya sp. CCY15150 and contains:
- a CDS encoding sugar transferase; translation: MIAKSENPDYPVTVSDQTAMVVMPAMFTVNQAVSFKQAFQSVCQDIPSLTQAKLDFRQTTFIDSSGIGALISALRTAQQQGVQLKLFNVSSQVMMALSMTDLDKIFEIEQSTGLVQDLKARPSRDQQPHPTHPSITSPTKRVIDIVGALVGLTITGVLLIPIAIAIQIDDPGPIFFGQVRCSWMGKRFKMWKFRSMVANAEALKHQVENQVSGPLFKNANDPRITRVGRFLRRTSLDELPQFLNVLKGDMSLVGTRPPTPDEIEMYEIPQWQRLDVKPGMTGEWQVNGRSSVTSFEDVIRLDLKYQQNWSLWYDIQLILKTIAVLFNKKSGAM
- the gcvT gene encoding glycine cleavage system aminomethyltransferase GcvT is translated as MTDSDRSALYQTPLYSLHEQARMVPFAGWQMPVQFSGITQEHRAVRDRVGMFDISHMGKFVLTGQRILEHLQRLVPSNLRGLQPGQAQYTVLLNAAGGILDDLIIYNQGSTETEGDRVFLIVNAATTASDRQWLLEHLDANQVTLTDQSQGTVLIAVQGPEAIATVQRYTETDLSTVGRYEHVTTSMFGASAFVARTGYTGEDGVEIMLDAQPGQTLWRSLLEAGVEPCGLGARDTLRLEAAMALYGQDVDAATTPLEAGLSWLVQLDQAGDFIGRSPLEEQKRHGVPRRLVGLRLTGRNIARTGYEVMHDGHVVGHVTSGTLSPTLGYPIALAYVPPSFAKPGQPLTVNIRGRHCEATVVKRPFYKRSPSS
- a CDS encoding ATP-binding protein, whose translation is MIAISLRPSGRKWGTVSFASTLHLCPVLDLLMTDVPACWRDEVRLGLQEALVNASKHGNDLDPGKTVLVRFSVVGDRCSWVISDQGSGFSPSPTCQCQIETPHLHDSHHVDECGRGLYILHQVFDEVRWNAKGNELSLCKVIKKRGRVASPV
- a CDS encoding stage II sporulation protein M; its protein translation is MDIQRWVAQREKSWQDLERLLAQAERRGLRTLSAQDIQNLASLYRSVSADLARARTHNLGPDLMRRLQSLTVRGYAQIYQGDRRQEWRSLLTFIQSGFPETVQQCRGYILLSTLLLVAPAAVSWWLAWHDPTYMDILVPNDLITMVRRGELWMGSILGVEPLASSNIMINNLRVSFNAVAGGMTGGLLTVYILIFNGLFLGSIGALVGQNGLAWPFWAFVFPHGALELPAIFLAGGAGLLLGRALLFPGLYRRVDALKKYGLLAARLVYGVVPMLIMAGVIEGFFSPNPAIPDVIKYITGIVLLTGLLAYLSRRSHPSGSLHRTRLLVE
- a CDS encoding IMS domain-containing protein; this encodes MRIPLDYYRILGLPIQATVEQLQQAYRDRALQLPRREYSEAAIAARRSLLDEAYTVLSSPEQRQTYDAQFLNTLYDSGQGDEGRLERSPTPTGSADPNDPYSPSIDIDDRHWIGALLILLELGEYELVLKLGRPYLSSGNISLESGRYGDPDIVLADIVLTIAIACLELGREQWQQGQYEGAAESLETGQELLLREGVFAPLRGEMQADLYKLRPYRILELLSIPESAESYRVDHQRGIQVLQEMLDERGGIDGTGDDQSGLSVDDFLKFIQQLRAYLTAGEQQALFETEARRPSAVATYLAVYALAARGFADRQPALIRRAKLLLLRLGMRQDVYLEQAVCALLLGQTEEASRALEHSQEYDSLAFIREHSQDSPDLLPGLCLYGERWLQNEVFPHFRDLAQKQVSLKEYFADEQVQAYLEELPNEPEPASQWAPAASTREHHENGHRDYAVAGSAYASRSVNGHQPSGGYSSGYGATATLDAPPPVSTAVPIAERVSHGGDRPVMPPPSARPPRPNPAAARSRRPSRGRPSPRLDRMLFLIAIGVFGLVVIISLLSRISRVFGGTPTVEPLQQSSLAGLPQLYADAITPPAPSLSQEELTDELALQVVETWLAAKSEALGEAHNVDGLSQILVDPVLSTWEARAAQSVSNNWYMVYEHTVTIDRVEVNEEVPEEASVFAAVTETAELYVNDQIDLGGSYDEALQVRYDLVRQDDQWRIRAMSVQ